A part of Dermacentor variabilis isolate Ectoservices chromosome 10, ASM5094787v1, whole genome shotgun sequence genomic DNA contains:
- the LOC142559993 gene encoding U6 snRNA-associated Sm-like protein LSm4: protein MLPLSLLRTAQNHPMLVELKNGETYNGHLVSCDNWMNINLREVICTSRDGDKFWRMPECYIRGSTIKYLRIPDEVIDMVKEETLVKGRGRGDASKRGGPGGRGGRGGRGGPFGGRGGRGDGDGRRGGSQGGRGGRGGRGRPN from the exons ATG TTGCCGTTATCCCTGCTACGGACGGCCCAGAATCACCCTATG CTCGTGGAGCTCAAGAACGGCGAGACATACAACGGCCACCTTGTCAGCTGCGACAACTGGATGAACATCAACCTTAGAGAGGTTATTTGCACGTCCAGG GATGGTGACAAGTTCTGGCGCATGCCAGAGTGCTACATCCGTGGCAGCACGATCAAGTACCTCAGGATCCCCGACGAAGTGATTGACATGGTCAAGGAGGAGACACTGGTCAAGGGTCGAGGACGCGGCGATGCCAGCAAGCGTGGTGGACCCGGAGGACGTGGTGGCCGAGGTGGAAGAG GTGGTCCATTTGGAGGCCGAGGTGGCAGGGGTGATGGTGATGGACGAAGAGGTGGCAGCCAAGGAGGCAGGGGCGGAAGGGGTGGACGCGGTCGTCCAAATTAG